In Saccharothrix syringae, the following are encoded in one genomic region:
- a CDS encoding muconolactone Delta-isomerase family protein, which yields MLFYVQMRWNHEGRITLDELWEIEQEEAVHAKETLDSGFAVGLWKVAAQKRVIGIIDAPSAEELDRTALGRLPMREYLEFEEVWPLRDYLGFAEDVLKRYQV from the coding sequence ATGCTGTTCTACGTCCAGATGCGCTGGAACCACGAGGGCCGCATCACGCTCGACGAGCTGTGGGAGATCGAGCAGGAGGAGGCGGTCCACGCCAAGGAGACCCTGGACTCGGGCTTCGCCGTGGGCCTGTGGAAGGTGGCCGCGCAGAAGCGGGTCATCGGCATCATCGACGCGCCCAGCGCCGAGGAGCTGGACCGCACCGCGCTGGGCCGGCTGCCGATGCGCGAGTACCTGGAGTTCGAAGAGGTCTGGCCGCTGCGCGACTACCTCGGGTTCGCCGAGGACGTCCTCAAGCGCTACCAGGTCTGA
- the glgB gene encoding 1,4-alpha-glucan branching protein GlgB, whose protein sequence is MAVTDHVPTDHVLTDHDVRLIAEGRHRRLWEVLGARVEPGGGVSFAVLAPAAREVRVRGDFNGWDGAAHVMRRRDGGVWELFVPEARTGHRYRYAVLGADGRWREKADPVAGATQCPPENASVVFRSEYRWGDGDFRARRDWAKEPMSVYEVHLGSWMPGKDGRRATYRELAHELGDHVVDLGFTHVQLMPVTEHPFGGSWGYQVTSYFAPTARFGTPDDFRYLVDHLHRRGIGVLLDFVPAHFPRDDWALARFDGTPLYEHPDPRRGEHPDWGTLVFDFGRPAVRDFLISSALYWLTEFHLDGLRVDAVSSMLYLDYSRGPGQWEPNAHGGNENLEAVALLRELTDTVHREVPGAVVVAEESTAWPGVTAPDGLGFDLKWNLGWMHDVLGYLGHDPLHRAAHHGELEFPLDYAWNERYVLPLSHDEVVHGKGSLWQRMPGDDKQRAAGLRALLAYTWAHPGKQLLFMGGEFGQPPEWDSDGSLSWELADSPPHQGIRDLVRRLNHVYRRTPALHATDDDRAAFAWHASDPARNVVAFRRTGPDGTLLCAANFSGVPQRLDVGGPWTTLLDSERPHLAGEHVTGVLDLPASTVTWLFSAEYTENSATR, encoded by the coding sequence ATGGCAGTGACCGACCACGTGCCGACCGACCACGTGCTGACCGACCACGACGTGCGGCTCATCGCCGAGGGGAGGCACCGCAGGCTCTGGGAGGTGCTGGGCGCCCGGGTCGAACCGGGGGGCGGTGTGTCGTTCGCCGTGCTCGCCCCGGCGGCCCGCGAGGTCCGGGTGCGCGGCGACTTCAACGGCTGGGACGGCGCCGCGCACGTCATGCGCCGCCGCGACGGCGGGGTGTGGGAGCTGTTCGTCCCGGAGGCGCGGACCGGGCACCGCTACCGCTACGCGGTGCTCGGCGCCGACGGGCGCTGGCGGGAGAAGGCCGACCCGGTGGCCGGGGCGACCCAGTGCCCGCCGGAGAACGCCTCGGTGGTGTTCCGGTCCGAGTACCGCTGGGGTGACGGGGACTTCCGCGCCCGGCGCGACTGGGCGAAGGAGCCGATGAGCGTCTACGAGGTGCACCTCGGCTCCTGGATGCCCGGGAAGGACGGGCGCCGGGCGACCTACCGCGAGCTGGCGCACGAGCTGGGCGACCACGTCGTGGACCTGGGCTTCACGCACGTCCAGCTCATGCCCGTGACCGAGCACCCGTTCGGCGGCTCGTGGGGCTACCAGGTGACCTCCTACTTCGCGCCCACGGCCCGGTTCGGCACCCCGGACGACTTCCGCTACCTTGTGGACCACCTGCACCGCAGGGGGATCGGCGTCCTGCTGGACTTCGTGCCCGCGCACTTCCCGCGCGACGACTGGGCGCTGGCCCGCTTCGACGGCACCCCGCTCTACGAGCACCCCGACCCGCGCCGCGGCGAGCACCCCGACTGGGGCACCCTGGTGTTCGACTTCGGCCGGCCGGCGGTCCGCGACTTCCTGATCTCCTCGGCCCTGTACTGGCTGACCGAGTTCCACCTGGACGGCCTGCGGGTCGACGCGGTGTCCTCCATGCTCTACCTGGACTACTCGCGCGGACCGGGGCAGTGGGAGCCGAACGCGCACGGCGGCAACGAGAACCTGGAGGCCGTGGCGCTGCTGCGGGAGTTGACCGACACCGTGCACCGGGAGGTACCCGGCGCGGTGGTGGTCGCGGAGGAGTCCACGGCCTGGCCGGGCGTCACCGCGCCGGACGGCCTGGGCTTCGACCTCAAGTGGAACCTCGGCTGGATGCACGACGTGCTGGGCTACCTGGGGCACGACCCGCTGCACCGGGCCGCGCACCACGGCGAGCTGGAGTTCCCGCTGGACTACGCGTGGAACGAGCGCTACGTGCTGCCGCTGTCCCACGACGAGGTGGTGCACGGCAAGGGCTCGCTGTGGCAGCGCATGCCCGGTGACGACAAGCAGCGCGCGGCGGGCCTGCGGGCGTTGCTGGCGTACACGTGGGCGCACCCGGGCAAGCAGCTGCTGTTCATGGGCGGCGAGTTCGGCCAGCCACCCGAGTGGGACAGCGACGGCTCGCTGTCCTGGGAGCTGGCCGACAGCCCGCCGCACCAGGGCATCCGCGACCTCGTGCGCAGGCTCAACCACGTCTACCGGCGCACCCCCGCGCTGCACGCCACCGACGACGACCGGGCCGCGTTCGCCTGGCACGCCAGCGATCCCGCGCGGAACGTGGTCGCGTTCCGCCGCACCGGCCCGGACGGCACGCTGCTGTGCGCGGCCAACTTCTCCGGCGTCCCGCAGCGCCTGGACGTCGGCGGTCCCTGGACCACCCTGCTCGACAGCGAGCGCCCCCACCTGGCCGGCGAGCACGTCACCGGCGTGCTCGACCTGCCCGCGTCCACGGTGACCTGGCTGTTCTCCGCCGAGTACACGGAAAATTCCGCAACTCGCTGA
- a CDS encoding alpha-1,4-glucan--maltose-1-phosphate maltosyltransferase — protein MQRIAVEDVRPAVSGGLRPAKAVVGERVPVSATAWREGHQAVAAEVVWSGPGDGAPRRTRMAPGPDNRWEATIVPDRPGEWAFRVEAWSDPWATWRRAVEAKLAAGVSPDELDLDLEEGARLLERAAAHPGPARSGGTNGRPVGGAVGGTPAGRALAAGTLLAGAPAAGGAPAGTTDNPTEALADDPRPARLLEAAERLRRKDLLLVDRVILALSDPVHEGMTTHPVRELVTPGLPHRLLVERERALVGSWYELFPRSTGGLGPDGRPVHGTFATAAAELDRVAALGFDVVYLPPIHPIGRTKRKGPNNNPVSDPGDVGSPWAIGSPEGGHDAVHPDLGTIEDFDAFVARARELGLEVALDLALQCSPDHPWVREHPEWFTHRPDGSIATAENPPKRYEDIYPLNFDNDPAGLYAEVLRVVLHWVDHGVRIFRVDNPHTKPPDFWEWLIARVHRAHPDVVFLAEAFTNPARLYGLARRGFSQSYTYFTWRTGKAELTDFGRELVAHADEARPNLFVNTPDILPEHLQSGRPAVFAIRAALAATMAPTWGVYSGYELYEHQALRPGGEEYLDSEKYQLVHRDFGGDGTLEPWIARLNEVRRAHPALRELRTLRFHDVDNDALIAYSKTAPGEIVLVVVTLDPTGPQEGTVTWRLDELGLPDGFTAHDEVTGQAFRWSERAYVRLDPNQAVAHIAAVPQEVRP, from the coding sequence ATGCAGCGGATCGCGGTGGAGGACGTCCGCCCGGCGGTCTCGGGGGGTCTGCGGCCCGCGAAGGCGGTCGTGGGCGAGCGCGTGCCGGTGTCGGCGACCGCCTGGCGGGAGGGGCACCAGGCGGTCGCGGCCGAGGTGGTGTGGTCCGGGCCGGGGGACGGTGCGCCGCGGCGGACGCGGATGGCGCCGGGGCCGGACAACCGCTGGGAGGCCACCATCGTCCCCGACCGGCCGGGGGAGTGGGCGTTCCGCGTGGAGGCGTGGAGCGACCCCTGGGCGACGTGGCGGCGGGCGGTGGAGGCGAAGCTCGCGGCGGGCGTGTCGCCCGACGAACTGGACCTCGACCTGGAGGAGGGTGCGCGGCTGCTGGAGCGGGCGGCCGCGCACCCCGGCCCGGCCCGGTCCGGCGGCACCAACGGCAGACCGGTGGGCGGCGCGGTCGGCGGCACCCCCGCCGGCCGCGCCCTCGCCGCCGGCACCCTCCTGGCAGGTGCCCCCGCCGCCGGCGGCGCACCCGCCGGCACCACCGACAACCCGACCGAGGCCCTCGCCGACGACCCGCGCCCCGCGCGGCTGCTCGAAGCCGCCGAGCGGTTGCGGCGCAAGGACCTGCTCCTGGTCGACCGGGTGATCCTGGCCCTGTCCGACCCGGTGCACGAGGGCATGACCACCCACCCGGTGCGCGAGCTGGTCACCCCCGGCCTGCCGCACCGCCTGCTGGTGGAGCGCGAGCGCGCCCTGGTCGGCTCCTGGTACGAGCTGTTCCCCCGCTCCACCGGCGGCCTCGGCCCCGACGGCCGACCCGTGCACGGCACGTTCGCCACCGCCGCCGCGGAGCTGGACCGCGTCGCCGCCCTGGGCTTCGACGTGGTCTACCTCCCGCCGATCCACCCGATCGGCCGCACCAAGCGCAAGGGGCCCAACAACAACCCGGTGAGCGACCCGGGTGACGTCGGCTCCCCGTGGGCCATCGGCTCGCCGGAGGGCGGCCACGACGCCGTCCACCCGGACCTGGGCACCATCGAGGACTTCGACGCCTTCGTGGCCCGCGCCCGCGAGCTGGGCCTGGAGGTGGCGCTCGACCTGGCCCTCCAGTGCTCGCCGGACCACCCGTGGGTGCGCGAGCACCCCGAGTGGTTCACCCACCGGCCCGACGGGTCGATCGCCACGGCCGAGAACCCGCCCAAGCGCTACGAGGACATCTACCCGCTGAACTTCGACAACGACCCGGCGGGCCTGTACGCGGAGGTCCTGCGCGTGGTGCTGCACTGGGTCGACCACGGGGTGCGGATCTTCCGGGTCGACAACCCGCACACCAAGCCGCCGGACTTCTGGGAGTGGCTGATCGCCCGGGTCCACCGCGCCCACCCCGACGTGGTGTTCCTCGCCGAGGCGTTCACCAACCCGGCCCGGCTCTACGGCCTGGCACGGCGCGGGTTCAGCCAGTCCTACACGTACTTCACCTGGCGCACCGGCAAGGCCGAGCTGACCGACTTCGGCCGCGAGCTGGTCGCCCACGCCGACGAGGCCCGGCCGAACCTGTTCGTCAACACCCCGGACATCCTGCCGGAGCACCTGCAGTCCGGGCGGCCGGCGGTGTTCGCGATCCGCGCGGCGCTGGCCGCGACGATGGCGCCGACCTGGGGCGTGTACTCCGGTTACGAGCTCTACGAGCACCAGGCGCTGCGCCCGGGCGGCGAGGAGTACCTGGACTCGGAGAAGTACCAGCTCGTGCACCGCGACTTCGGCGGCGACGGGACGCTGGAGCCGTGGATCGCGCGGCTCAACGAGGTCCGCCGGGCCCACCCGGCGCTGCGGGAGCTGCGCACGCTGCGGTTCCACGACGTCGACAACGACGCGCTGATCGCCTACTCCAAGACCGCGCCCGGCGAGATCGTGCTGGTCGTGGTGACGCTCGACCCCACCGGCCCGCAGGAGGGCACGGTGACGTGGCGGCTCGACGAGCTGGGCCTGCCCGACGGGTTCACCGCGCACGACGAGGTGACCGGGCAGGCGTTCCGCTGGTCCGAGCGCGCCTACGTGCGGCTCGACCCGAACCAGGCGGTGGCGCACATCGCCGCCGTGCCCCAGGAGGTGCGCCCATGA
- the treS gene encoding maltose alpha-D-glucosyltransferase, with protein MTTAASTDPVSARPARDEPEWFKRAVFYEVLVRAFADSDGNGTGDLDGLTGKLDYLQWLGVDCLWLPPFYASPLRDGGYDISDFRRVLPEFGTVQDFVHLLDEAHRRGIRVITDLVLNHTSDAHPWFQESRRDPDGPYGDFYVWNDDDQKYADARIIFVDTETSNWTYDPVRGQFYWHRFFSHQPDLNYENPAVQEAMLDVLRFWLDLGIDGFRLDAVPYLFEEEGTNCENLPKTHEFLKRCRKVIDEEYHDRVLLAEANQWPTDVVEYLGDPAVGGDECHMAFHFPLMPRLFMAVRRENRFPITEILAQTPPIPSGTQWGIFLRNHDELTLEMVTDEERDYMYAEYAKDPRMKANIGIRRRLAPLLDNDRNQQELFTAMLLSLPGSPVLYYGDEIGMGDNIWLGDRDGVRTPMQWTPDRNAGFSDCDPGRLYLPVIMDSIYGYQSLNVETQQRDTSSLLHWTRRMLAVRKRHPAFGLGEYLEMPSSNPSVLAFVRRHGDDTVLCVYNLSRHPQAVWLDLSDHVGEELVELTGGEGFGVVESPDHALTVVGHGFYWLSLVRPS; from the coding sequence ATGACGACGGCCGCGTCCACCGACCCGGTCAGCGCGAGACCGGCCCGCGACGAACCGGAGTGGTTCAAGCGCGCGGTGTTCTACGAGGTGCTGGTCCGCGCGTTCGCCGACTCCGACGGCAACGGCACCGGCGACCTCGACGGCCTCACCGGCAAGCTGGACTACCTCCAGTGGCTGGGGGTGGACTGCCTGTGGCTGCCGCCGTTCTACGCCTCGCCGCTGCGCGACGGCGGCTACGACATCAGCGACTTCCGGCGGGTCCTCCCGGAGTTCGGCACGGTGCAGGACTTCGTGCACCTGCTGGACGAGGCGCACCGGCGGGGCATCCGGGTGATCACCGACCTGGTGCTCAACCACACGAGTGACGCCCATCCGTGGTTCCAGGAGTCGCGCCGCGACCCGGACGGCCCGTACGGCGACTTCTACGTCTGGAACGACGACGACCAGAAGTACGCCGACGCCCGCATCATCTTCGTCGACACCGAGACCTCCAACTGGACCTACGACCCGGTGCGCGGCCAGTTCTACTGGCACCGGTTCTTCTCCCACCAGCCGGATCTGAACTACGAGAACCCGGCCGTCCAGGAGGCCATGCTCGACGTCCTGCGCTTCTGGCTCGACCTGGGCATCGACGGCTTCCGCCTCGACGCCGTGCCCTACCTGTTCGAGGAAGAGGGCACGAACTGCGAGAACCTGCCGAAGACGCACGAGTTCCTGAAGCGCTGCCGCAAGGTGATCGACGAGGAGTACCACGACCGGGTGCTGCTGGCCGAGGCGAACCAGTGGCCCACCGACGTCGTGGAGTACCTGGGCGACCCGGCCGTGGGCGGCGACGAGTGCCACATGGCCTTCCACTTCCCGCTGATGCCCAGGCTGTTCATGGCCGTGCGGCGGGAGAACCGGTTCCCCATCACCGAGATCCTGGCGCAGACCCCGCCGATCCCGTCGGGCACGCAGTGGGGCATCTTCCTGCGCAACCACGACGAGCTGACCCTCGAAATGGTCACCGACGAAGAACGCGACTACATGTACGCGGAATACGCCAAGGACCCGCGGATGAAGGCCAACATCGGCATCCGCCGCAGGCTCGCCCCCCTGCTGGACAACGACCGCAACCAGCAGGAGCTGTTCACCGCCATGCTGCTCAGCCTCCCCGGCTCACCCGTGCTCTACTACGGCGACGAGATCGGCATGGGCGACAACATCTGGCTCGGCGACCGCGACGGCGTCCGCACCCCCATGCAGTGGACCCCCGACCGCAACGCCGGCTTCTCCGACTGCGACCCGGGGCGCCTCTACCTTCCGGTGATCATGGACTCGATCTACGGCTACCAGTCGCTCAACGTCGAGACCCAGCAGCGCGACACGTCGTCGCTGCTGCACTGGACGCGGCGGATGCTCGCCGTGCGGAAGCGGCACCCGGCGTTCGGGCTGGGCGAGTACCTGGAGATGCCGTCGTCGAACCCGAGCGTGCTGGCGTTCGTGCGGCGGCACGGGGACGACACCGTCCTGTGCGTCTACAACCTGTCCCGCCACCCGCAGGCGGTGTGGCTGGACCTGTCCGACCACGTCGGCGAGGAGCTGGTCGAGCTGACCGGCGGGGAGGGCTTCGGCGTGGTGGAGTCGCCGGACCACGCGCTGACCGTGGTCGGGCACGGGTTCTACTGGCTGTCGCTGGTGAGGCCGTCATGA
- a CDS encoding EthD domain-containing protein — translation MIHQLIFAHPKPGMTEEEFQRYWLEEHAVRYASKIPQIRRYKIDTRIALPGDGAEPLWSGIAEIWLRPEEQIESLQTPEFLEGARLDEPKWAAFWRTLVLDTDAHSIVEPPRTEGVKIVRLVKRREGLPLAAFREQSLGKHAELVAEVPGLRGYLQNHVVDGAYGIGEATLDAAHQLWFDDTDALAAALASPEFQRAEEELRPLVQERYLHEMVVREHWVIGPDAR, via the coding sequence ATGATCCACCAGCTCATCTTCGCCCACCCCAAGCCCGGCATGACCGAGGAGGAGTTCCAGCGCTACTGGCTGGAGGAGCACGCCGTCCGGTACGCGAGCAAGATCCCGCAGATCCGGCGGTACAAGATCGACACCCGCATCGCGCTGCCCGGTGACGGCGCCGAGCCGCTGTGGAGCGGCATCGCCGAGATCTGGCTGCGCCCCGAGGAGCAGATCGAGTCGCTGCAGACGCCGGAGTTCCTGGAGGGCGCGCGGCTGGACGAGCCGAAGTGGGCCGCGTTCTGGCGCACGCTCGTGTTGGACACCGACGCCCACTCGATCGTCGAGCCGCCCCGCACCGAGGGCGTGAAGATCGTGCGGCTGGTCAAGCGCCGCGAGGGCCTGCCGCTGGCCGCGTTCCGCGAGCAGAGCCTGGGCAAGCACGCCGAGCTGGTGGCCGAGGTGCCGGGCCTGCGGGGCTACCTGCAGAACCACGTGGTGGACGGCGCCTACGGCATCGGTGAGGCCACCCTCGACGCGGCCCACCAGCTGTGGTTCGACGACACCGACGCGCTGGCCGCGGCCCTGGCGTCGCCGGAGTTCCAGCGCGCGGAGGAGGAGCTGCGCCCGCTCGTCCAGGAGCGCTACCTGCACGAGATGGTCGTCCGGGAGCACTGGGTGATCGGGCCGGACGCCCGGTAG
- a CDS encoding thiamine pyrophosphate-binding protein, producing the protein MTERQGKHALLEQLRADGLTTMFGNPGTVEQGLLDVVEQDPDFDYVLALQETVAIGIADGYARATAGPALVQLHTGVGLGNGIGMLYQAMRGHSPLVVVAGEAGVRYDAMDSQMAVDLVAMARPVTKYATRVTHPDSVLRVLRRAVKTAMTEPRGPVFVALPMDVLDAPNTEPVAPSTVPSRAVRPVPDELDRAVAALRGARNPVVLMGDGVAVSGAQRELARVAEALGAPVWGLDNSELNMDNRHPLYRGQLGHMFGSVSKAVVADADAVLIVGTYVFPEVFPELASPFAEDARVVHVDLDDYEIAKNFPVDVALVADPKATLAALADALGAPAEPAPVPPWTPPALTADSPLIEHFSAALAAHTDDDLVLFDEALTASAGLLSHLPPHVPGNYFLTRGGSLGIGIPGAIGAKMARPDATVVGVTGDGGSMYTIQALWTAARHGVAAKFVICNNHRYQLLDLNIEQYWRDGGVPSHRHPNGFDLRPDLSFVDLARGMGVEALRVDEPAQVEPAVRKMLDHDGPFLIDLLTD; encoded by the coding sequence ATGACCGAACGGCAGGGCAAGCACGCCCTTCTCGAACAACTGCGGGCCGATGGGCTGACGACGATGTTCGGCAACCCCGGCACGGTCGAGCAGGGTCTGCTGGACGTCGTCGAGCAGGACCCCGACTTCGACTACGTGCTGGCGTTGCAGGAGACGGTCGCCATCGGCATCGCGGACGGCTACGCCCGCGCCACGGCCGGGCCCGCCCTCGTGCAGCTGCACACGGGAGTCGGTCTCGGCAACGGGATCGGCATGCTCTACCAGGCCATGCGCGGCCACTCGCCGCTGGTGGTCGTCGCCGGCGAGGCCGGCGTCCGCTACGACGCCATGGACTCGCAGATGGCCGTCGACCTGGTGGCGATGGCCAGGCCGGTGACGAAGTACGCGACCCGGGTCACCCATCCGGACTCGGTGCTGCGCGTGCTGCGCAGGGCGGTGAAGACGGCGATGACCGAGCCCCGCGGCCCGGTGTTCGTCGCGCTGCCCATGGATGTGCTCGACGCGCCCAACACCGAGCCGGTGGCGCCGAGCACCGTCCCCAGCCGCGCGGTCCGGCCCGTCCCCGACGAGCTGGACCGCGCGGTGGCGGCGCTGCGCGGCGCGCGCAACCCCGTCGTGCTGATGGGTGACGGCGTGGCGGTGTCCGGTGCGCAGCGCGAGCTGGCCCGGGTCGCCGAGGCGCTGGGCGCGCCCGTGTGGGGCCTGGACAACTCCGAGCTGAACATGGACAACCGCCACCCGCTCTACCGCGGGCAGCTCGGGCACATGTTCGGCTCGGTGAGCAAGGCGGTCGTCGCGGACGCCGACGCGGTGCTGATCGTGGGCACCTACGTCTTCCCCGAGGTGTTCCCGGAGCTGGCGAGCCCCTTCGCCGAGGACGCCCGGGTCGTGCACGTCGACCTCGACGACTACGAGATCGCCAAGAACTTCCCGGTGGACGTCGCCCTGGTGGCCGACCCGAAGGCCACCCTGGCGGCGCTCGCCGACGCGCTGGGCGCCCCCGCCGAGCCCGCGCCGGTCCCGCCGTGGACGCCGCCCGCGCTCACCGCGGACAGCCCGCTGATCGAGCACTTCAGCGCGGCCCTGGCCGCGCACACCGACGACGACCTGGTGCTGTTCGACGAGGCGCTGACCGCGTCGGCGGGCCTGCTCAGCCACCTGCCGCCGCACGTGCCGGGCAACTACTTCCTCACCCGCGGCGGCTCGCTGGGCATCGGCATCCCCGGCGCCATCGGCGCCAAGATGGCCCGGCCGGACGCCACGGTCGTCGGCGTCACCGGCGACGGCGGCAGCATGTACACCATCCAGGCGCTGTGGACGGCCGCGCGCCACGGCGTCGCCGCGAAGTTCGTCATCTGCAACAACCACCGCTACCAGCTGCTCGACCTCAACATCGAGCAGTACTGGCGGGACGGCGGGGTGCCGTCGCACCGCCACCCGAACGGCTTCGACCTGCGCCCCGACCTGTCCTTCGTGGACCTGGCGAGGGGCATGGGCGTGGAGGCGCTGCGGGTGGACGAGCCGGCGCAGGTGGAGCCCGCGGTGCGCAAGATGCTCGACCACGACGGCCCGTTCCTGATCGACCTGCTGACGGACTAG
- a CDS encoding type 1 glutamine amidotransferase domain-containing protein has product MSKKILFILSEYGYWGEELLGPLVACDRQGYTAVFATPTGKRPVALPPSLDPGYVDPPLGRSVTTPEVAVAARELDESSRLDNPISLADWIPERPYDSAPNPLRAMEAYYREIATLAEDIAEYDALVIVGGSGPIVDLANNGRLHELILAFIRADKPVVGECYGVAALAFAREWDDRKSIIWGKHVTGHCKEYDYKDGTGFVGVEFNMGPPPYPLEYILRDATGPDGQFHGNVGKETSVIVDFPFITARSTPDSFLAGEKLVEVLENGLRRFGW; this is encoded by the coding sequence GTGAGCAAGAAAATCCTGTTCATCCTTTCCGAATACGGTTACTGGGGTGAGGAGCTGCTCGGGCCCCTGGTGGCCTGCGACCGCCAGGGGTACACGGCGGTGTTCGCCACCCCGACCGGCAAGCGGCCCGTCGCCCTGCCGCCCAGCCTCGACCCCGGCTACGTCGACCCGCCGCTGGGCCGGTCGGTGACCACGCCGGAGGTCGCGGTCGCGGCCCGGGAGCTGGACGAGTCGTCCCGCCTGGACAACCCGATCAGCCTGGCCGACTGGATCCCCGAGCGCCCCTACGACAGCGCGCCGAACCCGCTGCGCGCCATGGAGGCGTACTACCGGGAGATCGCCACGCTGGCCGAGGACATCGCCGAGTACGACGCGCTGGTCATCGTCGGCGGCTCCGGCCCGATCGTGGACCTGGCCAACAACGGCCGGCTGCACGAGCTGATCCTGGCCTTCATCCGGGCCGACAAGCCGGTGGTCGGCGAGTGCTACGGCGTCGCCGCCCTGGCGTTCGCCCGCGAGTGGGACGACCGCAAGTCGATCATCTGGGGCAAGCACGTCACGGGCCACTGCAAGGAGTACGACTACAAGGACGGCACCGGCTTCGTCGGCGTCGAGTTCAACATGGGCCCGCCGCCGTACCCGCTGGAGTACATCCTGCGCGACGCCACCGGCCCCGACGGCCAGTTCCACGGCAACGTCGGCAAGGAAACCTCGGTGATCGTCGACTTCCCGTTCATCACGGCCCGCTCGACCCCGGACTCCTTCCTCGCCGGCGAAAAGCTGGTGGAGGTCCTGGAGAACGGTCTGCGTCGATTCGGCTGGTAA
- a CDS encoding maltokinase N-terminal cap-like domain-containing protein, with amino-acid sequence MTLSAWDRTRLAAALVDWLPRRRWFAAKGRPVERVEVARVADLGHGCLVALVDVHLVGEPGPHRYQLPLGLRAEPAPDAITDLGGLWAVDATDVPDLMAHVLALVAAGAERDGVRFTAAAPVEPAAPARRVTGEQSNTSVVFGDRYILKFFRRLFPGENPEVAVSRALGPTPTVPRLHGVVDDGTSTLAVVQGYAAGAVSGWDLAGTPGFTGRLRSLGEAVATTHAALADAFGSTPLTRADLSALVDGMLDRLARTAAEAPALARHADRLTRLLVGACRAALPGSPRQRVHGDLHLGQVLAADRGWLLIDFEGEPGAPIPERARWDSPLRDVAGVLRSLDYAANRTPDRDWVRAAEREFLAGYAERAGRAPDPALLLAHQLDKAIYEVGYETRNRPDWVTVPLRAIEGFVAAAEEAG; translated from the coding sequence ATGACGCTCTCGGCCTGGGACCGCACGAGGCTCGCGGCGGCGCTGGTGGACTGGCTGCCCCGCCGCCGCTGGTTCGCCGCCAAGGGGCGGCCGGTGGAGCGGGTGGAGGTCGCGCGGGTCGCGGACCTCGGGCACGGCTGCCTGGTCGCGCTCGTCGACGTGCACCTGGTCGGCGAGCCGGGGCCGCACCGCTACCAGCTCCCGCTCGGGCTGCGCGCCGAGCCCGCGCCGGACGCGATCACCGACCTCGGCGGCCTGTGGGCGGTGGACGCCACCGACGTCCCGGACCTGATGGCGCACGTGCTCGCGCTCGTCGCGGCCGGCGCCGAGCGGGACGGCGTCCGGTTCACCGCGGCGGCGCCCGTCGAGCCCGCGGCACCGGCCCGGCGGGTCACCGGGGAGCAGTCGAACACCTCGGTGGTGTTCGGCGACCGGTACATCCTCAAGTTCTTCCGGCGGCTCTTCCCGGGGGAGAACCCGGAGGTCGCGGTGTCGCGGGCGCTCGGCCCGACCCCGACGGTCCCGCGGCTGCACGGCGTGGTGGACGACGGCACGTCGACCCTGGCCGTGGTGCAGGGGTACGCGGCGGGCGCGGTGTCGGGCTGGGACCTGGCCGGCACGCCCGGGTTCACCGGGCGGCTGCGCTCGCTCGGCGAGGCGGTCGCCACCACCCACGCGGCGCTGGCCGACGCGTTCGGCAGCACGCCGCTGACCCGCGCCGACCTGTCCGCGCTGGTGGACGGCATGCTCGACCGGCTGGCCCGGACCGCCGCCGAGGCGCCCGCGCTGGCCCGGCACGCCGACCGGCTCACGCGCCTGCTGGTGGGCGCCTGCCGGGCGGCCCTGCCCGGTTCGCCGCGCCAGCGCGTGCACGGCGACCTGCACCTGGGCCAGGTCCTGGCCGCGGACCGCGGCTGGCTGCTGATCGACTTCGAGGGCGAGCCGGGCGCGCCGATCCCGGAGCGCGCGCGGTGGGACTCGCCGCTGCGCGACGTGGCGGGCGTGCTGCGGTCGCTGGACTACGCGGCCAACCGCACGCCCGACCGGGACTGGGTGCGGGCCGCGGAGCGGGAGTTCCTGGCGGGCTACGCCGAGCGCGCCGGCCGGGCACCGGACCCCGCGCTGCTGCTCGCCCACCAGCTGGACAAGGCGATCTACGAGGTCGGCTACGAGACCCGCAACCGCCCGGACTGGGTGACCGTCCCGCTGCGCGCGATCGAGGGGTTCGTGGCCGCCGCGGAGGAGGCGGGGTGA